In a single window of the Palaemon carinicauda isolate YSFRI2023 chromosome 10, ASM3689809v2, whole genome shotgun sequence genome:
- the LOC137648152 gene encoding uncharacterized protein — protein sequence MTKVGDHTEELDSCVYEVSLRDQAGIEKLIDVCGVSEITAVHHRMDLGEIARRLEVQEKYLQRPEGRIELLIGSDYCTLLPQVIKTVDNIQLLSNDFGLCIRGRLEQKEGEKKYCVQINHISYDDTTDWHFRAKPNVGKLVENYFLDESLGMECIPKCGGCKCGECSVKENLSIREERELKLIEDRLTYDEENNADLTTRKCNPRELDTESVWQKGPEFLYQDSSEWPVKQSTVPDLPDVVFARGALNEGEINSSSQVIDIQRFSNVKRLLSVMARIISAIKKKSFKAILCDPNIEEIQQAELYFVKNAQASLPQDWEKRYRRLGPVLRGDGIITVGSRMSKWLKDNWDQNQFILLPPKHPFSLIYLSHIHQKDHSGVESSLARAQVKYWILGARKTMKSIRKQCVVCRRIDKICTSQAMGEFPKEGLEPCPPWHNVSLDLFGPFWVCDTVKRRVKRKICGVILNCMVTRAVHLDISEGYDILNFLTVLKRFTCLRDFPKKLYSDNGTQLVSANKELREMVAHWNKGFVFNFGKFKGLTCVFNKLADAPWENACSESLIRLVKRSLTRIIGESVISFGELQSVMYEVANMLNERPIGFKPGENFNEGTVLRPNDLLLGRYTIETPCGFWNERVDFNKSYASKMKIVDLFWNKWMKNFPTLIVRQKWHVNVRSVMKGDIVLVNDQNALRGEWKLAQVVEGMQGRDGKTRDVVLRYKINKFGNRYLGEPDKLMTRSVHKLVVILPVEEQ from the coding sequence ATGACTAAAGTTGGTGATCACACAGAGGAGTTGGATAGTTGTGTTTATGAAGTATCATTAAGGGATCAAGCAGGAATAGAAAAACTTATAGATGTTTGTGGCGTGTCTGAGATAACTGCTGTTCATCATCGTATGGATTTGGGAGAAATAGCAAGAAGACTGGAAGTGCAGGAGAAATACCTTCAAAGGCCGGAGGGACGTATAGAGCTGCTAATAGGATCAGATTACTGTACTTTATTGCCACAAGTCATAAAAACAGTagataatattcaattattgtCCAATGATTTTGGACTCTGCATTAGGGGTAGATTGGAACAGAAGGAAGGTGAAAAGAAGTACTGTGTTCAAATTAATCATATAAGCTACGATGACACTACTGATTGGCATTTCAGGGCTAAACCAAATGTGGGTAAATTAGTGGAGAATTATTTCTTAGATGAAAGTTTGGGAATGGAGTGTATCCCAAAATGTGGAGGTTGCAAATGTGGAGAATGttcagtaaaagaaaatttaagtaTTAGGGAAGAAAGGGAGCTCAAACTCATTGAAGATAGATTAACTTATGATGAAGAAAACAATGCTGATTTGACTACTAGGAAATGTAACCCCAGAGAATTAGACACAGAATCTGTTTGGCAAAAGGGTCCAGAATTCCTGTATCAAGATTCCTCGGAATGGCCTGTAAAACAGAGTACAGTACCTGATCTTCCTGATGTTGTTTTTGCAAGAGGGGCCTtaaatgaaggagaaattaattcaaGTAGCCAGGTGATTGATATTCAAAGATTTAGCAATGTGAAAAGACTGTTATCAGTAATGGCTAGAATTATTAGTGCTATAAAGAAAAAATCGTTTAAGGCTATATTGTGCGATCCTAATATAGAAGAGATACAGCAAGCAGAGTTGTATTTCGTCAAAAACGCTCAAGCAAGTTTGCCACAAGACTGGGAAAAGAGGTATAGACGTTTAGGACCAGTGTTGAGAGGGGATGGCATAATCACAGTGGGTAGCAGGATGTCCAAGTGGTTGAAGGATAATTGGGATCAAAATCAGTTTATACTTCTCCCACCAAAGCACCCATTCTCTTTAATATACCTGTCTCACATACATCAAAAGGATCACAGTGGAGTTGAATCAAGTCTTGCTAGAGCTCAAGTGAAATATTGGATATTGGGAGCAAGGAAAACTATGAAATCTATTCGAAAACAGTGTGTAGTGTGTCGAAGAATAGACAAAATCTGTACATCACAAGCTATGGGAGAGTTCCCAAAAGAGGGACTTGAACCATGCCCTCCATGGCATAATGTTAGCCTAGATCTTTTTGGCCCTTTCTGGGTTTGCGATACTGTCAAAAGGAGAGTGAAAAGGAAAATATGTGGAGTAATTTTAAATTGCATGGTTACAAGGGCTGTACATTTGGACATTTCTGAGGGTTATGATATTCTGAACTTTCTTACTGTACTGAAAAGGTTCACATGTCTAAGAGACTTTCCAAAGAAGCTTTACAGTGATAACGGTACGCAGTTGGTGTCTGCTAACAAGGAGTTGAGAGAAATGGTTGCTCATTGGAATAAAGGTTTTGTGTTCAACTTtggaaaatttaaaggtttaacCTGTGTATTTAATAAATTGGCTGATGCCCCATGGGAAAACGCTTGTAGCGAGTCATTAATTAGACTGGTGAAGAGGTCACTTACTAGAATCATAGGTGAATCAGTCATATCTTTTGGGGAACTACAATCTGTAATGTATGAAGTTGCCAATATGTTGAATGAACGGCCTATTGGGTTCAAACCAGGGGAAAACTTTAACGAAGGGACTGTGTTAAGACCTAATGATTTACTATTGGGTCGATATACTATCGAAACGCCTTGTGGATTTTGGAATGAGAGGGTTGATTTTAATAAGTCATATGCATCTAAGATGAAAATAGTAGATTTGTTTtggaataaatggatgaaaaattttCCAACTCTTATTGTAAGACAAAAATGGCATGTGAATGTAAGAAGTGTAATGAAGGGTGATATTGTACTTGTTAATGACCAAAATGCATTGAGAGGAGAATGGAAATTAGCACAAGTGGTAGAAGGGATGCAGGGAAGAGATGGAAAAACAAGGGATGTGGTACTCAGATATAAGataaataagtttggaaatcggTATTTGGGAGAACCTGATAAACTAATGACCAGATCGGTGCATAAATTAGTGGTGATACTTCCGGTGGAAGAACAGTAG